The nucleotide sequence ATATTAAATAGAGGTTAACGATCATGATACACAATTACAGCAAAAATATGGACATTTACAGCAATTTGTCAACTTTCGTCTATCATCCCTACTTCCCAAAGTTTTCATAATTTGTGTAAAGAATTGGACCCACTTGCCCGCGATTTCGTCAAACAGTGATCAAACTTAAACAACTACTCAAGCTTTCCCGgttttccatctctctctctctctctctctctctctctctctctctctctctccagctGCTGACGTTGGTGtttgagaaagcgtcgccgccCACCCAATATAAACCCACTTCATCACATGTCTTCGTTTCTCACTCATGCCTCCAAACCCAATTCGTCAAAAcatctgtttctctctctagaatcgTCTCAGCCATGGCGGCCTGGACTTGCAGAGCTTCTTACAGTTCCTCCGCCGcgcatctctttctctcttttttggtATTGGGTTGGGCTTCTCGGACCTGTTTCGGGCTCGGGACGTACGGGTTCGATATCCACCACCGGTTCTCGGATCCCGTCAAGGCAATTCTGGGTTCCGATGAGCTGCCGGAGAAGGGTAGCGCCGAGTACTACGCCGCTATGGCCCACCGAGACCGATTGATTCGGGGCCGCCATCTCTCCACCACCGACGATCAAACGACGCCGCTTGCTTTCGAATACGGAAACATCACGTATCGGATTAGTGCATTTGGACAGTAAGGACTTTTCTCCTCTCATTTTTACCTTAAAGTTCATATATTTTTGGTGTTGAAATTGATGGAGTTTTTGTAATTGTTGAATTTTTCCTGCGTTCCTGAATTTTTACAGAAAACCcattaatttgtttaaatttttgcaCAAAACCCAGATATTTGTTTCCTTTGAAGAAAATTATACATGAAGTGTTTGagtttttgctttttttggGTCGGAATTTCAGTCTGCATTATGCAAATGTATCTGTGGGGACGCCGAGCACATCATATCTTGTGGCATTGGACACGGGCAGCGATTTGTTCTGGTTGCCATGTGATTGCAGCAGCTGCGTCCGCGGCCTCCAGCTCCCGAATGGACGTGTATGTGAACtgaattattatttcttttgtttgccTTTTCTTGGATTTTACAGATTTGTGAATttgatgcatttttttttacttcaaaattGGTTGCTTGGAGTATTTGACTTGGCATACTTCGACCAGTTATGTTGGTTTGTTATAATTTCCATTAGTTGTGAAATTTGTTCTGGAATAAGTACTACAACTCTCGATTCAAGCATGTAACTTTATCATCGTCTGTGTTGAGTGAATTGAGTACTGTCGTGTGGCTTTAGGGTGATTGTTTCTTGATCATAAGGAATGCAAGTGTATTTGAACTTTAAGGGCCACAAAATAGTATTGTTTTCTCGAAAAAGCTCAGGTTGCATCGTAAATTTGTAGTGTTATTCATCAAAATTTAAATCCTGAGTTGCATCTTGTGGTTTCTAAAACTATCTACCAGGCATAGTTTTAGAAGGACGGACTAAAATTGCTAGTGCATTTGGTCCCTATGTGGATCAATAGGGAAGATGCTCTTATGGTACTCATTTTGTTGACAATTAACTCTTGAGCTCTTCTATCAACCAGGTAGTAGAATTTGAAATCTACAGCCCTAATACGTCATCAACGAGCAAAAAGATTTTATGCAACAACACATTTTGTTCACAATCCCAACGCTGCGCTTCAGCAAGTGGTGATTGCAATTACAGGATCGAATATCTGTCTAATGAGACCTCATCTACTGGGGTCTTGGTAGAGGATGTTTTGCACCTATCTACCGACGATGCTCAACAAAAAGATGTACTTGCACGGATTGCCTTTGGGTGAGTTATTTTCTTCACTGCTTTACCACTAGAAAAATATAGGGTAGTCAACAAAAATTAGTGAGTATGCTGATTATATTATTCCTAAACATGCCAATTTTAATTGGTTAGCGCGCTTGTGATGTTTGCATGCTACTCTATTGCAGTTGTGGTAAGGACCAGACTGGTATATTTTTGGACGGTGCGGCTCCCAATGGTCTATTAGGGCTTGGTATGGATGATGTATCCATTCCTAGCATTTTAGCAGGACAGGGCCTTGCTTTGAATTCTTTTTCCATGTGTTTTGGACTTGACGGAATTGGGAGAATCAGATTTGGTGATAATGGAAGCCAAGGCCAGCCAGAAACACCATTCAATCATGATAGCCAGTCATAGTAAGTGCTCCCCCTAAATATCCATATGCTGATGTCAAGTTTACTAGTTTCGCAAGTTACTCCTTCAGTCTTTAATATCATCCCAGTTGTACTaatcttttcttcttcaaatgTGTTACCAGTCCAACTTACAACATTACTATCACTCAAATAGCCATCAGAAATAGTGTTACCGATCTCGAATTCTATGCAATTTTTGACTCTGGTAGCTCATTTACATACCTAAACGATCCAGCTTACACGCAGATTACTGAGAGTGTGAGTCCTTCAGATTTGGTTTTTCATAATATTACCTTTTGTATCTTCTTTATTGTATAGTCTTTGTAactatttgtcatttttcagtTCAACTCTGTGCTTAAAAATAGTCGGCATCCAAAGGATTCAGATATTCCTTTTGAATATTGTTATGACATAAGGTAAATTCTATCAGAACACAATACTTTGTATCAGTTTTCTCTTTCTGAGCCTTCAGGCATGACTTAACTTCGTTTTCAGTCCAAATCAATCGGTGAACTTGACATTGAAAGGTGGAAAGCAGTATTCTCTCCTCGATCCACTAGTAACCGTGTCCAATTCGGTAAGTTACCACTTTTAGTATTTCTTATATATCCTGCTCCTACACTCTGTCATGCTAAACCTTACTGTTCCAATCTCCAGGATGAATCCACAGCGTTCTATTGCCTGGGCATCGTCAAAAGTGGAGATGTTAATATCATTGGACGTGAGTATCTCTTTCTAAATATCTTTCATTATCTTGCAAAAAATTTCATATGCTTGATGTGTATGCAGATCATGTAATGGTTGATTTTAAAATCAGATTCATAAAACCATCGTAACAAATGGTTAAGGCGGTGCCTTAACCATCACTGGCATTCAAATGAATTTGTGCATGTTCAATGTTGCTTACAATGTGGATTTATTCCTGCAGAAAACTTCATGACGGGTTATCGCGTAATTTTTGACCGTGAGAAGATGGTATTGGGTTGGAAGGAATCCAATTGTGAGTCTTAATTCCACCATTTCAAATCAAATTTCGACAAAACATTTTTCTCGTGATTCTTTCAGTGACAATCGCGAgacatttttcttttcaggTTACAACGATGAGGAAACCGTCACTTTTCCGATCAGCCCATCGAAATCTCCGACTGCCTCCCCCAAGAGCGTCAACCCGGAGGCCACATCAGGGAGTACCAACACATCCAGCAAACCGGGATCAAATCATTCACCAAAATTGAAGAACTCTTTCACAAGTGCATTCACCattcttctttttgtatttttcgcTATTGTGTGATTATTTTTTGCCATTCTGTAATATATCCAAAACTGAGAGGCATTTTGTTTTGGAGGTAGAATTTACACGGCGATTTTTGGTATATTATTCGTAGTTATAGCAACATGGCTTTGTACGTATGATTTTAGTTATGACTACTGACCACAGACCACAGATAAtaaacatctttttttttttttgttacaataataaatgatttttagtttttggtttatTCTTTGGAATCGAGACCCTTTCTAGATCTTGCAATCCAGAGACGATTGATTGAGAAATTTGGATCACTCATTTTAAATCCAAGCCCTTCATTAGTTCACCCTATCGGTTCCCTCACATAAACCGAGGGTTCAAATCTCTCGCCCTTTCTTGAACAGATCGGAATCGGATTATTTAGTCCGCCAACTCCGAACTGCGAGATCCGGAGTTGAATTGAACTCATTTCTTTGAACTATTCCAGAGAACTCAAGCACTAACTTGTTACTTAAAATCGCGATAACCACTCATTTTGATTCACTTCACAATTATCATTTTCAAATATTCATCTCAAGTGAAAGTCATAACTAAAAGCATTCCGATTGAGCGAATTTTTATAAACATTCTCTTTCAAGTTTCGATAATACGAAAAACAATCAGTTCAAATCATGAAATATTGTAAAACAAGATCAAAAAGTGGTTCACATCGTATTAAATTACTAACTGATTAGCACCTGATGACAAAAATAAGGGTTACGccaaaaataaaactcaaacaTTCTCATTTTTACTTTCCCAATGACAAAATTTTCCGACCCGAAAAAAGAATCGACAACAATATAACCAACCGCAGCTTAACTATCAGGGAGTTGACTAAGACGTCGAACGGACTTACCTTCATTCAACAATGCTTTCATTTTTGTTAACCTTTGGTCTTTTTCTGTTTCTTCGCCGGATGAGCCAAGCTTGGGTCCTCCTGCttatctttcttttccttcttccctTTGGACTgcaaattttcttctttct is from Pyrus communis chromosome 10, drPyrComm1.1, whole genome shotgun sequence and encodes:
- the LOC137747416 gene encoding aspartyl protease family protein 1-like: MAAWTCRASYSSSAAHLFLSFLVLGWASRTCFGLGTYGFDIHHRFSDPVKAILGSDELPEKGSAEYYAAMAHRDRLIRGRHLSTTDDQTTPLAFEYGNITYRISAFGHLHYANVSVGTPSTSYLVALDTGSDLFWLPCDCSSCVRGLQLPNGRVVEFEIYSPNTSSTSKKILCNNTFCSQSQRCASASGDCNYRIEYLSNETSSTGVLVEDVLHLSTDDAQQKDVLARIAFGCGKDQTGIFLDGAAPNGLLGLGMDDVSIPSILAGQGLALNSFSMCFGLDGIGRIRFGDNGSQGQPETPFNHDSQSYPTYNITITQIAIRNSVTDLEFYAIFDSGSSFTYLNDPAYTQITESFNSVLKNSRHPKDSDIPFEYCYDISPNQSVNLTLKGGKQYSLLDPLVTVSNSDESTAFYCLGIVKSGDVNIIGQNFMTGYRVIFDREKMVLGWKESNCYNDEETVTFPISPSKSPTASPKSVNPEATSGSTNTSSKPGSNHSPKLKNSFTSAFTILLFVFFAIV